One genomic region from Remersonia thermophila strain ATCC 22073 chromosome 1, whole genome shotgun sequence encodes:
- a CDS encoding 60S ribosomal protein uL23, whose amino-acid sequence MAPPAKKGGASKAGKGAQAKKAAQAALKGVHSHKKLKVRKSTTFYRPKTLVLSRAPKYPRKSVPHAPRLDEHRIIIHPLNTEGALKKIEEQNTLVFIVDVKANKAQIKQALKKLYDIDTVKINTLIRPDGSKKAFARLTADVDALDIAATKLGLV is encoded by the exons ATGGCTCCCCCCGCGAAGAAAG GCGGCGCCTCCAAGGCCGGTAAGGGCGCtcaggccaagaaggccgctcAGGCTGCCCTCAAGGGT GTGCACTCGcacaagaagctcaaggtcAGGAAGTCGACCACCTTCTACCGCCCCAAGACCCTCGTCCTCTCGCGCGCCCCCAAGTACCCGCGCAAGTCGGTCCCGCACGCCCctcgcctcgacgagcacaGGATCATCATCCACCCTCTCAACACCGAGGGTGCCCTGAAGAAGATTGAGGAGCAGAACACCCTCGTCTTCATTGTCGATGTCAAGGCGAACAAGGCCCAGATCAAGCAGGCCCTGAAGAAGCTCTACGACATCGACACCGTCAAGATCAACACCCTCATCCG CCCCGATGGCTCCAAGAAGGCCTTTGCCCGCCTGACCGCGGACGTCGATGCTCTTGACATTGCTGCTaccaagctcggcctcgtctaA